One genomic region from Heterodontus francisci isolate sHetFra1 chromosome 14, sHetFra1.hap1, whole genome shotgun sequence encodes:
- the rag2 gene encoding V(D)J recombination-activating protein 2 isoform X2 has product MSLQMVLDSSNTSLIYPGFSLLNFHGEVFLFGQKGWPKRSCSTGVFLLHLKGQILKLKAVSFSPDSCYLPPLRCPAITHYSDPSESKNPLYVIHGGRDPNNELPNLLYFMMVYSNTGNKRTSLRCIEKNLKGDVPLGRYGHTINVIQSKGQTMCVLFGGRCYRPPGQRTTENWNSVVDCLPQVFLIDLNTGHCTSHMLPEIEDGFSFHVSIAKIDTVYILGGHSIETNHRPARLFSLKVDQLGIYPSVKCTILHGGISVSSAIVTQAGKDEFIIVGGYESESQKRMICNTIILENDNIQILEKEPPAWTNDIKASKTWFGSNMGSSAVLIGIPGETKQDTEANYFYIANFGQLEEESQISASQESFTDPEECSTLEDSEEFNFEVEADGSDDAENWDNGDEEGYWIKCSATCNVNTNIWVPYYSTELNKPAMIFCSSGGDDGHWVHAQCMDLAESQLIQFSQENTKYFCNEHHIDRGIQTPQKKKQIKRTPIKSPRKKSPATLKRTPMKKSFLKRLFD; this is encoded by the coding sequence ATGTCCCTGCAAATGGTCTTAGATAGCAGTAATACTTCTCTTATATATCCAGGATTCTCCTTATTGAATTTTCATGGCGAAGTCTTTCTTTTTGGCCAGAAAGGGTGGCCAAAAAGATCCTGCAGCACAGGTGTTTTTCTTCTTCATCTCAAAGGCCAGATTCTCAAACTGAAAGCTGTTTCATTTTCGCCTGACTCATGCTATCTTCCCCCACTGCGTTGTCCTGCAATAACTCATTACTCAGATCCCTCAGAATCAAAGAACCCTTTATATGTCATTCATGGTGGAAGAGATCCAAATAATGAACTGCCGAATTTGCTTTACTTCATGATGGTTTACAGCAATACTGGTAACAAGAGAACATCTCTTCGTTGCATTGAAAAAAATCTGAAAGGAGATGTCCCCCTCGGAAGATATGGTCACACCATCAATGTGATTCAGAGCAAGGGACAAACCATGTGTGTCTTGTTTGGGGGTAGATGTTACCGGCCTCCAGGGCAAAGAACCACAGAAAACTGGAACAGTGTAGTCGATTGTTTGCCACAGGTTTTTCTGATTGATTTAAATACTGGCCATTGCACATCCCACATGCTTCCAGAAATAGAAGATGGGTTTTCATTCCATGTCTCTATTGCAAAAATTGACACTGTCTACATATTAGGTGGTCATTCCATTGAAACCAATCATCGTCCTGCAAGATTGTTTAGTTTAAAAGTTGATCAGTTAGGGATCTATCCAAGTGTAAAGTGTACAATACTGCATGGTGGTATCTCTGTATCAAGTGCAATAGTGACCCAGGCTGGCAAAGATGAATTCATAATTGTTGGTGGCTATGAATCTGAGAGCCAGAAGCGAATGATTTGTAACACCATCATTTTGGAGAATGACAACATTCAGATTTTGGAAAAGGAGCCCCCAGCATGGACGAATGATATTAAAGCCAGCAAAACCtggtttggtagcaatatggggaGTAGTGCAGTGTTAATTGGCATTCCTGGAGAAACCAAACAAGATACTGAGGCAAACTACTTCTATATTGCAAATTTTGGACAGTTAGAGGAAGAAAGCCAAATTTCTGCCAGCCAGGAATCCTTTACTGATCCAGAGGAATGCAGCACACTTGAAGATTCAGAAGAATTTAACTTTGAAGTGGAAGCTGATGGCTCTGATGATGCAGAGAACTGGGATAATGGCGATGAGGAAGGTTACTGGATTAAATGCAGTGCCACCTGTAATGTGAATACCAACATCTGGGTGCCTTATTACTCCACAGAACTCAATAAACCTGCTATGATCTTCTGCTCCAGTGGAGGAGATGATGGGCACTGGGTACATGCCCAATGCATGGATCTCGCAGAATCACAGCTGATTCAGTTTTCTCAGGAAAACACAAAGTATTTTTGCAATGAGCATCATATTGACAGAGGAATTCAAACACCACAGAAGAAAAAACAGATAAAGCGAACGCCAATAAAATCCCCACGTAAGAAATCACCAGCAACACTGAAAAGGACACCAATGAAAAAGAGCTTTCTGAAGAGACTGTTCGATTGA
- the rag2 gene encoding V(D)J recombination-activating protein 2 isoform X1, with translation MPIPPRSAPLRSSRKLQASSFRLDLSSPSLMPIPPRSTPLRSSRYCLLSTAAMSLQMVLDSSNTSLIYPGFSLLNFHGEVFLFGQKGWPKRSCSTGVFLLHLKGQILKLKAVSFSPDSCYLPPLRCPAITHYSDPSESKNPLYVIHGGRDPNNELPNLLYFMMVYSNTGNKRTSLRCIEKNLKGDVPLGRYGHTINVIQSKGQTMCVLFGGRCYRPPGQRTTENWNSVVDCLPQVFLIDLNTGHCTSHMLPEIEDGFSFHVSIAKIDTVYILGGHSIETNHRPARLFSLKVDQLGIYPSVKCTILHGGISVSSAIVTQAGKDEFIIVGGYESESQKRMICNTIILENDNIQILEKEPPAWTNDIKASKTWFGSNMGSSAVLIGIPGETKQDTEANYFYIANFGQLEEESQISASQESFTDPEECSTLEDSEEFNFEVEADGSDDAENWDNGDEEGYWIKCSATCNVNTNIWVPYYSTELNKPAMIFCSSGGDDGHWVHAQCMDLAESQLIQFSQENTKYFCNEHHIDRGIQTPQKKKQIKRTPIKSPRKKSPATLKRTPMKKSFLKRLFD, from the exons ATGCcgattcctcccaggtctgctCCGCTGCGCTCATCCAGGAAATTGCAGGCCTCGAGCTTCAGGctggatttatcctctccctctctgatgccgattcctcccaggtccactCCGCTCCGCTCTTCCAG gTACTGTCTGCTTTCCACCGCAGCAATGTCCCTGCAAATGGTCTTAGATAGCAGTAATACTTCTCTTATATATCCAGGATTCTCCTTATTGAATTTTCATGGCGAAGTCTTTCTTTTTGGCCAGAAAGGGTGGCCAAAAAGATCCTGCAGCACAGGTGTTTTTCTTCTTCATCTCAAAGGCCAGATTCTCAAACTGAAAGCTGTTTCATTTTCGCCTGACTCATGCTATCTTCCCCCACTGCGTTGTCCTGCAATAACTCATTACTCAGATCCCTCAGAATCAAAGAACCCTTTATATGTCATTCATGGTGGAAGAGATCCAAATAATGAACTGCCGAATTTGCTTTACTTCATGATGGTTTACAGCAATACTGGTAACAAGAGAACATCTCTTCGTTGCATTGAAAAAAATCTGAAAGGAGATGTCCCCCTCGGAAGATATGGTCACACCATCAATGTGATTCAGAGCAAGGGACAAACCATGTGTGTCTTGTTTGGGGGTAGATGTTACCGGCCTCCAGGGCAAAGAACCACAGAAAACTGGAACAGTGTAGTCGATTGTTTGCCACAGGTTTTTCTGATTGATTTAAATACTGGCCATTGCACATCCCACATGCTTCCAGAAATAGAAGATGGGTTTTCATTCCATGTCTCTATTGCAAAAATTGACACTGTCTACATATTAGGTGGTCATTCCATTGAAACCAATCATCGTCCTGCAAGATTGTTTAGTTTAAAAGTTGATCAGTTAGGGATCTATCCAAGTGTAAAGTGTACAATACTGCATGGTGGTATCTCTGTATCAAGTGCAATAGTGACCCAGGCTGGCAAAGATGAATTCATAATTGTTGGTGGCTATGAATCTGAGAGCCAGAAGCGAATGATTTGTAACACCATCATTTTGGAGAATGACAACATTCAGATTTTGGAAAAGGAGCCCCCAGCATGGACGAATGATATTAAAGCCAGCAAAACCtggtttggtagcaatatggggaGTAGTGCAGTGTTAATTGGCATTCCTGGAGAAACCAAACAAGATACTGAGGCAAACTACTTCTATATTGCAAATTTTGGACAGTTAGAGGAAGAAAGCCAAATTTCTGCCAGCCAGGAATCCTTTACTGATCCAGAGGAATGCAGCACACTTGAAGATTCAGAAGAATTTAACTTTGAAGTGGAAGCTGATGGCTCTGATGATGCAGAGAACTGGGATAATGGCGATGAGGAAGGTTACTGGATTAAATGCAGTGCCACCTGTAATGTGAATACCAACATCTGGGTGCCTTATTACTCCACAGAACTCAATAAACCTGCTATGATCTTCTGCTCCAGTGGAGGAGATGATGGGCACTGGGTACATGCCCAATGCATGGATCTCGCAGAATCACAGCTGATTCAGTTTTCTCAGGAAAACACAAAGTATTTTTGCAATGAGCATCATATTGACAGAGGAATTCAAACACCACAGAAGAAAAAACAGATAAAGCGAACGCCAATAAAATCCCCACGTAAGAAATCACCAGCAACACTGAAAAGGACACCAATGAAAAAGAGCTTTCTGAAGAGACTGTTCGATTGA